A region from the Benincasa hispida cultivar B227 chromosome 12, ASM972705v1, whole genome shotgun sequence genome encodes:
- the LOC120068190 gene encoding uncharacterized protein LOC120068190, with product MADLIGDDEISRYVSDVPPAHYTVKIESFSLLTKNNVDRFESGEFEAGGYKWKLVLHPHGNKSKNGNNHISLYLAIAGTDSLQPSWEVFVVYRLFLLDQNNDNYLTVEDGKWKPRRFRGLKKEWGFDKYISLEEFNESSNGYLVDDVCVFGAEVFVCKEHFKGGKGECLSMIKSPIIYKHIWKIENFSKLDAESYESKIFNGADQKWKIRVYPQGQGSVKGSHLSLFVALADPAALHPATKIYAEVTLRLQDQVQSKHHSGKVSYWFSASNPEIGGLRFILLSNFKQPNMGFLVKDICIVEAEVNVIGVANAFS from the exons ATGGCCGATCTCATTGGTGACGACG AGATCTCAAGATATGTTTCCGATGTCCCACCTGCTCATTATACTGTCAAGATAGAGTCGTTTTCATTGTTAACAAAGAATAATGTGGATCGGTTTGAATCCGGGGAGTTTGAGGCAGGTGGCTACAAATG GAAGTTGGTACTCCATCCACATGGTAACAAAAGCAAGAATGGGAATAACCACATCTCTCTGTATTTGGCGATTGCAGGAACCGACTCCCTCCAACCGAGTTGGGAAGTATTCGTTGTTTATCGACTCTTTTTGCTTGATCAGAACAACGACAACTACCTCACAGTTGAAG ATGGCAAGTGGAAGCCGAGGCGGTTTCGAGGATTGAAGAAAGAATGGGGTTTTGATAAATACATTAGCCTAGAAGAATTCAATGAGTCCTCGAATGGGTATCTGGTGGATGATGTTTGTGTGTTTGGAGCTGAGGTCTTTGTTTGCAAAGAACATTTCAAAGGCGGCAAAGGGGAGTGTTTGTCAATGATAAAGAGTCCCATCATTTACAAGCAtatttggaaaattgaaaacttCTCCAAGTTAGATGCTGAGAGCTACGAATCCAAAATCTTCAATGGAGCGGATCAAAAATG GAAAATTCGAGTGTACCCACAGGGACAAGGCAGTGTCAAAGGCAGCCATCTTTCGCTATTTGTGGCACTGGCAGATCCTGCCGCGCTGCATCCTGCTACCAAAATATATGCAGAGGTAACGTTGCGCCTGCAAGATCAGGTTCAGTCAAAGCATCATTCTGGAAAAG TTTCGTATTGGTTTAGTGCGTCGAACCCAGAAATTGGAGGGCTTAGATTCATTCTCTTAAGCAACTTCAAGCAACCTAACATGGGTTTTCTGGTGAAGGACATTTGCATTGTTGAGGCAGAGGTCAACGTCATTGGAGTGGCCAATGCATTCTCTTGA
- the LOC120068188 gene encoding pentatricopeptide repeat-containing protein At3g06430, chloroplastic, whose amino-acid sequence MVSFSFSSSLLPSSVSFDHGATFFFPIFVSSSSHSNSPIVRCAFAAPTRKSPPPSISSSSPAKKKHWKQGEFPGITETSTPRKTPLKNVKKKLDRKNNAKAWANTVTEALSDHITNKRWLQALEVFEMLREQPFYEPKEGTYMKLLVLLGRSGQPHRARSLFDTMLEERCEPTSELYTALLAAYCRNNLIDEAFSTLNLMKTLPGCQPDVYTYSTLIKACVDASRFEIVESLYEEMAERLITPNTVTQNIVLSGYGKIGKYDQMEKVLLGMLESSTCRPDVWTMNIILSVFGNKGQIEMMERWYEKFRNFGIEPETRTFNILIGAYGKKRMYDKMSSVMEYMRKLQFPWTTSTYNNVIEAFADVGDAKNMEYTFEQMRAEGMRADTKTFCCLINGYANAGLFHKVISSVKLAGKFEIPENTSFYNAVISACAKAEDLMEMDRVFKRMKDKHCQPDSKTYSIMIEAYGKEGMNDRVHYLELEKKQVIDYASNNE is encoded by the exons ATGgtttccttctccttctcctccTCGCTCCTCCCTTCTTCAGTTTCTTTCGATCATGGCGCCACTTTCTTTTTCCCCATCTTTGTTTCATCTTCTTCGCACTCCAATTCTCCCATTGTTCGCTGTGCATTTGCAGCCCCCACTAGAAAATCCCCTCCTCCATCTATTTCTTCTTCATCACCTGCTAAGAAGAAGCACTGGAAGCAAGGGGAATTTCCAGGAATTACAGAGACATCCACCCCAAGGAAGACCCCTCTCAAGAATGTCAAAAAGAAATTAGACCGCAAGAACAACGCCAAGGCTTGGGCCAACACCGTCACTGAAGCCTTGTCCGACCATATCACTAACAAACGGTGGCTTCAAGCTCTTGAG GTGTTTGAAATGCTCCGAGAACAGCCATTTTATGAACCAAAAGAAGGAACTTACATGAAGCTGCTTGTTCTACTTGGAAGATCCGGCCAACCACATCGTGCCCGTTCGCTTTTTGACACAATGCTTGAAGAAAGATGTGAACCTACCTCTGAACTTTACACTGCTTTGCTTGCGGCGTATTGTCGGAACAATCTCATTGATGAAGCATTCTCCACTCTTAATCTCATGAAGACCCTCCCTGGCTGTCAACCTGATGTCTACACTTATAGTACCTTAATCAAGGCTTGTGTTGATGCTtctcgctttgaaatagtcgaATCGTTGTATGAGGAAATGGCTGAACGACTGATAACTCCAAATACCGTGACCCAGAACATAGTCTTAAGTGGATATGGCAAGATAGGGAAGTATGACCAAATGGAGAAAGTTCTATTAGGAATGCTTGAGAGCTCAACTTGTAGACCGGATGTGTGGACAATGAATATAATTCTTAGTGTGTTTGGTAATAAGGGGCAGATTGAAATGATGGAAAGATGGTATGAGAAGTTTCGTAACTTTGGTATTGAGCCAGAAACACGTACATTTAACATTTTGATTGGTGCTTATGGGAAGAAGAGGATGTATGATAAAATGTCTTCTGTGATGGAATATATGCGCAAACTGCAGTTTCCATGGACGACATCAACATACAACAATGTGATTGAAGCTTTTGCTGATGTGGGAGATGCAAAAAACATGGAGTACACATTCGAGCAAATGCGTGCTGAGGGCATGAGAGCAGACACCAAGACATTCTGTTGCCTTATAAACGGATATGCTAATGCAGGTCTCTTCCATAAGGTAATTAGCTCAGTTAAGTTGGCAGGAAAATTCGAGATTCCAGAGAATACCTCATTTTATAATGCGGTTATATCTGCATGTGCTAAGGCTGAGGATCTGATGGAAATGGATAGAGTATTTAAGCGAATGAAAGATAAACATTGTCAGCCAGATAgcaaaacatattctattatgaTAGAAGCTTATGGAAAGGAAGGCATGAATGATAGAGTTCATTACTTGGAGCTGGAAAAGAAACAGGTGATCGATTATGCTTCTAATAATGAGTGA
- the LOC120068189 gene encoding probable receptor-like protein kinase At5g18500 has product MAPDLNTTLSKKTFVFGMKVWVFTGILVGVAIVIVLVVLSICVTSRRKSRRVSRMLPLNRISIASKEIKEIGVDQVTPIQHGSLPQDGFDTESEKVLLYSNKAYDYSVSGSVDHTEIYAIGSGEGSKEASVLHRPSDSIPPDPSPLAGLPEFSQLGWGHWFTLRDLELATMHFSNDNIIGEGGYGVVYRGHLINGTPVAVKKLLSLGQAEREFRVEVEAFGHVRHKNLVRLLGYCIEGTHRILVYEYVDNGNLEQWLHGALCEHGYLTWEARIKILLGTAKALAYLHEAIEPKIVHRDIKASNILIDDEFNAKLSDFGLAKLLGAGKSHITTRVMGTFGYVAPEYAKSGLLNEKSDVYSFGVVLLEAITGRDPVDYGRPTHEVNLVDWLKMMVGSKRSEEVVDPNIERKPSISELKRVLLTALRCVDPDADKRPKMSQVSRMLESEEYPIPRQDRRPRKGHAITTKKEAEKHERGPRRQR; this is encoded by the exons ATGGCGCCTGATCTAAACACAACACTTTCCAAAAAGACATTTGTTTTTGGTATGAAGGTATGGGTGTTTACTGGAATTCTAGTGGGGGTGGCTATTGTAATTGTTCTTGTGGTGTTATCAATATGTGTTACTTCACGGAGAAAGTCCAGAAGGGTAAGTCGCATGCTTCCCCTAAACCGTATTTCCATTGCATCTAAGGAAATCAAGGAGATTGGAGTGGATCAAGTTACACCAATCCAACATGGCTCCCTCCCCCAAGACGGATTCGACACGGAATCAGAAAAAGTTCTTCTATATTCAAACAAGGCATATGATTACAGCGTATCAGGCTCAGTTGATCACACAGAGATATATGCTATTGGCTCTGGAGAAGGAAGCAAGGAAGCAAGTGTTTTGCATAGACCCTCAGATTCAATACCACCGGATCCTTCACCACTTGCTGGTCTCCCAGAATTCTCACAACTGGGATGGGGTCACTGGTTCACCTTAAGAGACCTGGAACTTGCAACCATGCATTTTTCAAACGATAATATAATTGGGGAGGGAGGATATGGAGTTGTTTATCGAGGCCATCTTATCAATGGGACACCTGTGGCTGTCAAAAAGCTTTTAAGTTT AGGACAAGCAGAAAGGGAATTCAGAGTGGAAGTAGAAGCATTTGGGCATGTGCGGCATAAGAACTTAGTTCGGCTGCTGGGATACTGCATTGAAGGAACCCACAG GATACTAGTATATGAGTATGTGGATAATGGAAATCTAGAGCAGTGGCTTCACGGAGCTCTATGTGAACATGGATATCTCACTTGGGAAGCAAGAATCAAAATTCTCCTTGGTACTGCTAAGGC GCTGGCATATTTGCATGAAGCAATCGAGCCAAAAATCGTGCATCGAGATATCAAGGCAAGCAACATATTGATTGATGATGAGTTTAATGCAAAGCTATCAGACTTTGGGCTGGCCAAATTACTCGGTGCTGGGAAGAGTCACATTACCACCAGAGTTATGGGTACGTTTGG ATATGTGGCACCAGAATATGCCAAATCTGGGCTTCTAAATGAGAAGAGTGATGTTTATAGTTTTGGAGTGGTACTTTTGGAAGCAATTACTGGAAGAGACCCTGTTGATTATGGTCGCCCAACACATGAG GTAAATTTGGTGGATTGGCTAAAGATGATGGTAGGAAGCAAACGGTCAGAAGAGGTGGTAGATCCAAATATAGAGAGAAAGCCATCAATTAGTGAACTGAAGCGAGTTCTTTTGACTGCTTTGAGGTGTGTGGATCCAGATGCtgataaaaggcctaagatgagcCAAGTTTCCCGAATGCTCGAGTCTGAAGAATATCCAATTCCTCGACAG GACCGGAGACCCAGAAAGGGCCATGCTATAACGACCAAAAAGGAAGCTGAAAAACATGAGAGAGGACCCAGACGACAAAGATAA